ACCAATATGGCTACATCTCGATGCGGATGAATGCCGCCTTTAATGGGCGGCATGCTCGCACCTTGTACGATTACTTGGTCTCGTTCAAATGGCGGGGCTACACAGACTGGTGGTCTGTGGAGGAGTATCGTCGGCGCATGGGGGTCGATAAAGATGAATACAAGGAATTCAAGCGACTGGCGGTGCGCGTTATCAAGGAACCGCTGGATGAAATTGAAAAGATATCCGACATCAAGGGAGTAGTGGAGTATCGGCGCGAGAACCGTCAAGTTGTTGCGCTACGCTTCAAGGTTTTAGCTAATCCGGATGGTGCACTTGCGCTCAACGAGATTGCCCAGAACACGGAGTTTCCGGCCGACCTCTACGACATGCTGAAGGCTGACTGGATAGGCTCTGACACTGAAATCAACGAACTGGCTCGAGAGTACAAGGCGGAGCAGATTCGCGAGAAAATAAAGGTACTCACCTACCGATACTCTATGCAGTCGAAGAAGATGGATTTCCCGGGTGCCTTGCTTAAGGCCGCCTTGGCGCAAGATGACAAGTATCAGTTGACGCACAGCGAGATGGCGCAGGTAGACCATTGGATGAAGCAGCGCCAGGAAGAAAAGAATAAGAGCCTCGAGGTGGCCCGTGAGCGAAAAGCCCTGCGTAAGGCCTCGGAAGAGGCCACAGCATTACTGGAAGACGTGTGGTCAACTTACCCACTAGACAAGCAAATGGCGTATTGGCAAGCATTCCTGGCTGAGCCGGACACCAAGCCGTTGATTCAAATTCACAAGCTAAAAGAGGACGTCATTGGCCTGACCAAGAAGAGTGTGCAGATGCAGTTCAGCCGTTACTTGCTAAACGCATTGAAGGCCGCAATGGACCAAGAGCAAGATCAGCGCTTGCTGAAATAAGCTGACGCGCACGGCTATGGACTGGATAGCTGCCAAAGGCCTACAGGCATATCGCGGCGGTCACTTGGTCAACGGAAATCCCGGCTCGTCGTGCTGAGCTCCCCTAGCAACTCGGTGAGATTTACCAGCCGCTTGGCCAACAGGTGCACGACCAGGCCTTCACGCTGCACGATGCCGTAGACCGCCATCAGGCGGGAGCTGAGCAATTCCATGCGCTGGCGGTCGGACAGATCGCGCCAGACGATGATGTTGCTGATTCCGGTCTCATCTTCCAAGGTCACGAATACCACACCGCTGGCGGTCGACGGCCGCTGCTTGGTGACAACCAAGCCAGCGACACGGGCAAGCCGTCCGTTGGGCATCGCCTGCATTTCGACCGCGGTGATCAGGCGCCTGGCCTTGAGTTGAGTCCGGAGCAGCGACATCGGGTGGGGACCAAGGGTGAGGCCTAGGCTCGCATAGTCGGCCTGGATCTCCTCGCCAACGGTTGGTATCGGCAGAGGCGGGGGGGTATCGAGGGAGACGGTGCCCTCGGTCAGGCCTGCCCCGACAT
This window of the Chitinivorax sp. PXF-14 genome carries:
- a CDS encoding replication initiation protein → MNPKSKPKAVVAPGQLIDTVGQSWLADDSVNSFVAGDLFVEQSLQLLEQAKQEANQAGSRVLPEVWKAPSNMPERLQHDLRRAQQDSQYALDFYQDGDGLTPITDSKHEISLKRGNYHLRMIGRLGLLERQVITALHFIARPHVLSRDFHSVSQNYLKWLINHNTKDNSYLKKTIEGLQGATVWTEDQSAPGGGSWISIQVLGTVAFDNGILYFKIPEDMRSAIANPDQYGYISMRMNAAFNGRHARTLYDYLVSFKWRGYTDWWSVEEYRRRMGVDKDEYKEFKRLAVRVIKEPLDEIEKISDIKGVVEYRRENRQVVALRFKVLANPDGALALNEIAQNTEFPADLYDMLKADWIGSDTEINELAREYKAEQIREKIKVLTYRYSMQSKKMDFPGALLKAALAQDDKYQLTHSEMAQVDHWMKQRQEEKNKSLEVARERKALRKASEEATALLEDVWSTYPLDKQMAYWQAFLAEPDTKPLIQIHKLKEDVIGLTKKSVQMQFSRYLLNALKAAMDQEQDQRLLK